The genomic interval GCTTCGGCCATACGGGAAGCTTTCAGGGCAGCCCTTGGTATCTCGATCATGGTACCATACAGATAGGCAATGTTTTTCAGTTTGAGTTTGGCGCAAACCTCTTTATACACGGTATCCACGATCTTCCGTTGGTGGATCAATTCGTTGAGTGAGCAGGTCACCGGGATCATGATCTCGGGCAATGCTTTCTTACCCGCAATCTTCATTTCACCGGCAGCTTCCAAAATGGCGCGTACCTGCATTTCAGTGATCTCAGGATAACTAATCCCAAGGCGTACCCCTCTATGTCCCAGCATGGGGTTATTCTCATGCAAGGCCAATACCCTTCTTCTCAATACACTCATACGAACACCCAGTTCTTTACTCAGCACAAGTAATTTCTCCTTGTCATGCGGAACAAATTCATGGAGTGGCGGGTCAAGCAGGCGAATGGTCACGGGATGACCTTTCATCACCTCAAGAGTCTTCTTGATATCGCTTTTTACAAAAACGAACAATTCATTCAATGCCTTTCTTCTTTCTTCCTCAGTGCGGCTAACGATCATTTTCCGCAACAGGAATAAAGGCTTATCACTTCCTTCTCCATAGAACATATGTTCTGTCCGGAAGAGCCCGATACCTTCCGCGCCAAACTTAGCGGCATGGATGGCATCCGAAGGTGTTTCTGCATTGGCGCGTACACCCATCACTTTCACTTTGTCCACCATCTTCATCAGGTCCTTGTAGGATTTATTGCTGTCAATATCGATGTCTACCAAAGGCAAACGTCCATTGTACACCAACCCTTTTGTTCCATTCAAACTGATCCAGTCTCCATCCCGGATCACCTGACCATCTTTGGTGGTAAAGGTCCGGTGTTCCATATTGATCTCGATATCACCACAACCAACGATACAGCAACGTCCCCATCCTCGGGCTACCAGGGCGGCGTGAGAGGTCATACCTCCTTTGGTGGTCAATATCGCCTGTGATTTATGCATGCCATCCACATCTTCCGGAGAAGTTTCCTCGCGAACCAGGATTACTTTCTCTCCGATCGAGGCGCGTTCCACGGCTTCTTCAGAAGTAAATACCACCTGGCCAATGGCACCACCGGGACCGGCGGGTAATCCTTTGGCAATGGCTTTATTGGCGAGTTCGGCTTTAGGATCCAGCATGGGGAGTAACAACTCTACCAATTGGTTGGGTCCAACGCGCATGATCGCGGTTTCGGCATTGATCAATTTCTCCGTAAACATTTCGGTTGCCATCCGTACAGCGGCAACACCATTTCGTTTACCCACACGGCATTGCAACATATAGAGTTTTCCCTTTTCAATGGTAAACTCAATGTCCTGCATATCCTTATAGTGCTTTTCCAACTTGCGTTGATAGGCAAACAATTCTTTATACTGAACCGGCATGATCATTTCCAGGGTAGGCATGTGCTTACTCTGATCATTTTTCGAATAGGCATTTACCGGAGCAGGGGTGCGTATACCAGCCACCACATCTTCTCCTTGTGCATTGACCAGGTATTCACCATAGAAATGATTTTCACCATTTCCGGGGTTACGGGTAAACGCTACACCTGTGCAACTGTCATTGCCCATATTGCCAAACACCATGGCTTGTACATTCACGGCTGTTCCCCATTCGTGAGGTATCTTTTCAATGCGGCGGTATTCAAAGGCGCGCTTTCCGTTCCAACTGCTGAATACAGCGCCGATACCACCCCATAATTGTTTCATCGGATCATCAGGAAAATCAGTTCCCAATACTTTCTTTACAGTGGCCTTATAATCTTTTACCAGCCCTTTCAGTTCTTCAGCGGTAAGGTCTGTATCACTTTTATATCCTTGTTTGGTCTTGATGGCCTCGAGTTTTTCATCCAGTTGTTTGCGGATGCCTTTCCCTTTGGGTTCAATACCGGCGGCTTTTTCCATTACCACATCGGCATACATCATGATCAACCGGCGATAGGCATCATACGCAAAGCGTTCATCCCCGGTATGAGCGATCAGGCCTTTGATGGTTTCTTCATTCAACCCGATGTTCAATACAGTTTCCATCATTCCGGGCATGGAGCGACGAGCGCCGGAGCGGACCGAAAGCAACAGGGGGTTGTTCTTATCCCCAAATTTCTTTCCCATCAGCTTTTCCACGCTTTCCAGGGCTTTGCCCACCTGATCCTTCAATTCCTTCGGATAGGATTTGCGGTTATCATAATAATAGGTACAAACCTCGGTGGTGAGGGTGAAACCCGGAGGTACCGGAAGTTTCAGGTTCGGGTGCCCGGCCATTTCAGCCAGATTGGCGCCTTTACCTCCCAGGAGGTTTTTCATTGATTCGTTTCCGTCGGCTTTGCCGCCGCCAAATGAATAAACATACTTGCGGGTCTTTGTTGGTTTTGTTGCTTTTTTAACCTTCTTTACCGCTTTTGCTTTCTGTCCCATGATAAAAAGATTTAGAGGTGCGATTTGTATCCGCATAGTTAGTCCATGTTCCCCCGGAAATAGGATATATCGGTC from Chitinophagales bacterium carries:
- a CDS encoding pyruvate, phosphate dikinase, with product MGQKAKAVKKVKKATKPTKTRKYVYSFGGGKADGNESMKNLLGGKGANLAEMAGHPNLKLPVPPGFTLTTEVCTYYYDNRKSYPKELKDQVGKALESVEKLMGKKFGDKNNPLLLSVRSGARRSMPGMMETVLNIGLNEETIKGLIAHTGDERFAYDAYRRLIMMYADVVMEKAAGIEPKGKGIRKQLDEKLEAIKTKQGYKSDTDLTAEELKGLVKDYKATVKKVLGTDFPDDPMKQLWGGIGAVFSSWNGKRAFEYRRIEKIPHEWGTAVNVQAMVFGNMGNDSCTGVAFTRNPGNGENHFYGEYLVNAQGEDVVAGIRTPAPVNAYSKNDQSKHMPTLEMIMPVQYKELFAYQRKLEKHYKDMQDIEFTIEKGKLYMLQCRVGKRNGVAAVRMATEMFTEKLINAETAIMRVGPNQLVELLLPMLDPKAELANKAIAKGLPAGPGGAIGQVVFTSEEAVERASIGEKVILVREETSPEDVDGMHKSQAILTTKGGMTSHAALVARGWGRCCIVGCGDIEINMEHRTFTTKDGQVIRDGDWISLNGTKGLVYNGRLPLVDIDIDSNKSYKDLMKMVDKVKVMGVRANAETPSDAIHAAKFGAEGIGLFRTEHMFYGEGSDKPLFLLRKMIVSRTEEERRKALNELFVFVKSDIKKTLEVMKGHPVTIRLLDPPLHEFVPHDKEKLLVLSKELGVRMSVLRRRVLALHENNPMLGHRGVRLGISYPEITEMQVRAILEAAGEMKIAGKKALPEIMIPVTCSLNELIHQRKIVDTVYKEVCAKLKLKNIAYLYGTMIEIPRAALKASRMAEAAEFFSFGTNDLTQMSFGFSRDDIGGFLPNYLDQKILPDDPFQTIDQEGVGELIKEGTIRGRKTRPGLKVGICGEHGGDPESVKFFHRIGLNYVSCSPFRVPIARLAAAQAAIEFKRK